A genome region from Penicillium psychrofluorescens genome assembly, chromosome: 3 includes the following:
- a CDS encoding uncharacterized protein (ID:PFLUO_005105-T1.cds;~source:funannotate) has protein sequence MPPKRRGAPAAATASSSAPKRARQSKLAKENNISAEEENEMKEVFQLFSAPNDRFPGEKDGVIPREDVRKALVALGLPPTDSTELSDILTALDPTATGFVPYAPFVSAAAAKLRSRDDDAMAAEVDDAFQLFTRGSDGPIITLSHLRRIARDLKEDGIGDDLLKDMILEANGGAGLSAGVTLEQFHDVMSRAGVF, from the exons ATG CCTCCCAAAAGGCGCGGTGcacccgccgccgccaccgccagctcctccgcacCAAAGCGCGCGCGCCAATCCAAGCTCGCCAAGGAGAACAACATCAgcgccgaagaagagaatgaaaTGAAGGAGGTCTTCCAGTTGTTCTCGGCGCCGAACGACAGATTCCCCGGCGAGAAGGACGGTGTGATTCCTCGCGAAGATGTGCGCAAGGCTCTGGT AGCACTAGGCCTCCCCCCAACCGACTCAACCGAACTCTCCGACATCCTGACCGCATTAGACCCAACAGCGACAGGCTTCGTGCCCTACGCGCCGTTCGTCTCCGCTGCCGCGGCGAAACTGCGCTCGCGCGACGACGACGCAATGGccgccgaggtggacgaTGCGTTCCAGCTGTTTACGCGCGGGTCTGATGGTCCGATTATTACCCTGTCCCATTTGCGGCGCATTGCGCGCGACTTGAAGGAAGATGGGATTGGGGACGACTTGCTCAAGGATATGATTCTGGAGGCGAATGGGGGTGCTGGCCTAAGTGCTGGTGTTACGTTGGAGCAGTTTCACGATGTTATGAGTCGGGCAGGGGTTTTCTAG